The proteins below are encoded in one region of Pseudomonas entomophila L48:
- a CDS encoding NorM family multidrug efflux MATE transporter, protein MLEHKSTTRRPTGELMILLAMAGPLMAAQLSKVVMVFTDTYMMGRLGAEALAGGGVGASIYSFLTFSFSGVISGIGTLIAIAHGSRDITSVRRSCQSGLLIALLLAALGMLVLWLAAPLLRSLGQPPQSIDAFIAFTHAVAFALPGYLVFMALRNFVSALGDTKPVMVISMAGAVLNLALNLVIINQWFGIPFLGLRGIGAVTASVSLLMAVSLAGYIALTPRYHPYRIFEGFLDIDWGILRQALRFGIPVGLSFAIELSLFTCAALMMGHFGVVVQAAHHVAMQAVLIAFVVPISLSSATSYRVGQLVGAGRVAETKRVARIGLACGAVASLIFAPLFLVFPTEIASLFVHAGTADSLLLKSTVASLLAVAVWFLLFDGAQNILLGALRGLKALKTSLALVAIFYWVIALPTAYILGIHLELGPRYIWAGLAIGLAAATFAMYLGLELIVNRQTREARAQMPGTAVLAQEAKGS, encoded by the coding sequence ATGCTTGAACACAAATCCACGACCCGCCGCCCCACGGGCGAGCTGATGATCCTGCTGGCCATGGCCGGGCCCTTGATGGCCGCCCAGCTGTCCAAGGTGGTCATGGTCTTCACCGACACCTACATGATGGGCCGCCTGGGCGCCGAGGCCCTGGCCGGCGGTGGTGTCGGCGCGTCGATCTATTCGTTCCTGACCTTCTCGTTTTCCGGGGTCATCTCTGGCATCGGCACGCTGATCGCCATCGCCCACGGCTCGCGGGACATCACCAGCGTACGACGTTCCTGCCAGAGCGGCCTGCTGATCGCCCTGCTGCTGGCGGCCCTGGGCATGCTCGTGCTGTGGCTGGCCGCGCCGTTGCTGCGCAGCCTCGGCCAGCCGCCGCAAAGCATCGACGCGTTCATCGCCTTCACCCACGCGGTGGCCTTCGCGCTGCCGGGCTACCTGGTGTTCATGGCCCTGCGCAACTTCGTCAGTGCCCTGGGCGACACCAAGCCGGTGATGGTCATCAGCATGGCGGGCGCGGTGCTGAACCTGGCGCTCAACCTGGTGATCATCAACCAGTGGTTCGGCATCCCCTTCCTGGGCCTGCGCGGTATCGGCGCGGTCACCGCCAGCGTGTCGCTGCTGATGGCGGTTTCGCTTGCCGGCTACATCGCCCTGACGCCCCGCTACCACCCGTACCGCATCTTCGAGGGCTTCCTCGACATCGACTGGGGCATTCTGCGCCAGGCCTTGCGCTTCGGCATACCGGTGGGCCTGTCGTTCGCCATCGAGCTGAGCCTGTTCACCTGCGCAGCGCTGATGATGGGGCACTTCGGCGTGGTGGTGCAGGCCGCCCACCATGTGGCCATGCAGGCGGTGCTGATCGCCTTCGTGGTGCCCATAAGTCTCTCCAGCGCCACCTCCTACCGGGTCGGCCAGCTGGTGGGTGCCGGCCGCGTGGCCGAGACCAAGCGCGTGGCGCGCATCGGCCTGGCCTGCGGCGCCGTCGCCTCGTTGATCTTCGCCCCGCTGTTCCTGGTGTTCCCCACCGAGATCGCCAGCCTGTTCGTGCACGCCGGCACCGCCGACAGCCTGCTGCTCAAGAGCACCGTGGCCAGTTTGCTGGCCGTGGCGGTGTGGTTCCTGTTGTTCGATGGCGCGCAGAACATCCTGCTGGGTGCCCTCAGGGGGCTGAAGGCGCTGAAGACCTCACTGGCGCTGGTGGCGATCTTCTACTGGGTGATCGCCCTGCCGACCGCCTATATCCTCGGCATCCACTTGGAGCTGGGGCCGCGCTACATCTGGGCCGGCCTGGCCATCGGCCTGGCGGCGGCAACTTTCGCGATGTACCTGGGGCTGGAGCTGATCGTCAACCGGCAGACGCGCGAGGCGCGTGCACAGATGCCGGGAACGGCGGTGCTGGCGCAGGAGGCGAAAGGCAGTTAA
- a CDS encoding 7-carboxy-7-deazaguanine synthase QueE — protein sequence MFGENPIRKKAPDSETLWVEEVFRTLQGEGPYSGVPSTFVRLSGCNLQCYWCDTQFEAFRWSMTPQAIVEMIRGLEAPVPELVVLTGGEPFRQSIAPLIQVFLDEGFKVQIETNGTIYQAIPTGQDVTVVCSPKTPVLDLRMIEIITHYKYVLAHGEIDEVDGLPGTSTQRAGKKARLFRPPQGKPVYVMPRDDYDEQRNKDNLKACIDVATRQGYTLNMQLHKLLNLP from the coding sequence ATGTTTGGCGAGAACCCCATAAGAAAGAAAGCGCCTGACAGCGAGACGCTCTGGGTCGAGGAAGTGTTCCGCACCTTGCAAGGCGAAGGCCCCTATTCGGGGGTGCCGTCGACCTTCGTCCGGCTCTCCGGATGCAACCTGCAATGCTACTGGTGCGACACCCAGTTCGAGGCGTTTCGCTGGTCGATGACCCCGCAGGCCATCGTCGAGATGATCCGCGGCCTCGAGGCGCCGGTGCCCGAGCTGGTCGTGCTGACCGGCGGCGAACCCTTTCGCCAGAGCATCGCGCCACTGATCCAGGTGTTCCTCGACGAGGGCTTCAAGGTCCAGATCGAAACCAACGGCACGATCTACCAGGCCATCCCCACGGGGCAGGACGTCACCGTGGTGTGCAGCCCGAAGACGCCGGTGCTGGACCTGCGCATGATCGAGATCATCACCCATTACAAATATGTACTGGCCCATGGCGAGATCGACGAAGTCGATGGCCTGCCGGGCACTTCCACGCAACGGGCCGGTAAAAAGGCCCGGCTGTTCCGCCCGCCCCAGGGCAAGCCGGTGTATGTCATGCCGCGTGATGATTATGACGAGCAACGCAACAAGGACAACCTCAAGGCTTGTATCGATGTCGCCACCCGCCAGGGTTACACATTGAATATGCAATTGCACAAGCTGCTGAATCTTCCATAA
- the folE gene encoding GTP cyclohydrolase I FolE has product MQNDKERSHAKARQGVIDILEYLGEDTNRQGLHETPERFLKSMVAQTVGYSQDPYRVLEKFFEEVAGYKNLIMLQNIHFESMCEHHLAPIVGNATVGYIPNGRVVGLSKLARVVDIFAKRLQIQERLTSEIGLALDEVLRPKGVGVIIRAKHNCLCTRGAYKPNANMTTTYFSGVLDSDAIKRGEFYTAAALPWGNGVHHSQ; this is encoded by the coding sequence ATGCAAAACGATAAAGAACGTTCCCACGCCAAAGCCCGACAAGGCGTTATCGATATTCTCGAATACCTGGGTGAAGACACCAATCGCCAAGGCCTTCATGAAACCCCGGAGCGCTTCTTGAAATCGATGGTCGCGCAGACCGTGGGTTATTCCCAGGACCCGTATCGGGTACTGGAGAAGTTCTTCGAGGAAGTGGCCGGCTACAAGAACCTGATCATGTTGCAGAACATCCACTTCGAGTCGATGTGCGAGCACCACCTGGCGCCGATCGTCGGTAACGCCACCGTCGGCTACATCCCCAATGGCCGGGTGGTGGGCCTGTCCAAGCTGGCCCGGGTGGTGGACATCTTCGCCAAGCGCCTGCAGATCCAGGAGCGCCTGACTTCGGAGATCGGCCTGGCCCTGGACGAAGTGCTGCGCCCCAAAGGCGTGGGGGTGATCATCCGCGCCAAGCACAACTGCCTGTGCACCCGCGGCGCCTACAAGCCCAACGCCAACATGACCACCACCTACTTCTCCGGCGTGCTGGACAGCGACGCGATCAAGCGCGGCGAGTTCTACACCGCTGCGGCGTTGCCATGGGGCAATGGCGTTCACCACTCTCAGTAA
- a CDS encoding 6-pyruvoyl trahydropterin synthase family protein: MFKIDRKIEIDAGHRIRSHGSKCRNLHGHRYSVHMTCSADELATHGSETGMVLDFSFAKDAMVQCIDELCDHALIVDAEDEYLLQVLDIHGPARDVRTSGVALPLTNGEGMKIYLVPFSPTAEALAKHWYELLSDKVATLGHGAAQVRVDTIRVYETPNCWAEYPAGNVGGAQHV; the protein is encoded by the coding sequence ATGTTCAAGATCGACCGCAAGATCGAAATCGACGCCGGCCACCGGATCCGCTCCCATGGCTCCAAGTGCCGCAACTTGCACGGCCACCGTTACTCGGTGCACATGACCTGCAGCGCCGACGAGCTCGCCACCCATGGCTCTGAGACCGGCATGGTGCTGGACTTCAGCTTTGCCAAGGATGCCATGGTGCAGTGCATCGACGAGTTGTGCGATCACGCGCTGATCGTCGACGCCGAGGACGAGTACCTGCTGCAGGTGCTGGACATCCACGGCCCGGCCCGCGATGTGCGCACCTCCGGCGTGGCGCTGCCGTTGACCAACGGCGAAGGGATGAAGATCTACCTGGTGCCGTTCTCGCCCACCGCCGAGGCGCTGGCCAAGCACTGGTACGAGTTGCTCAGCGACAAGGTCGCCACCCTCGGCCACGGCGCCGCGCAGGTGCGCGTGGACACCATCCGCGTATACGAAACCCCCAACTGCTGGGCCGAGTACCCGGCCGGCAACGTGGGAGGCGCGCAGCATGTTTAG
- the guaB gene encoding IMP dehydrogenase, with translation MFRKGYVFDDVLLVPKKTHLASRKDADIGVELKGLGRLSVPVISANTQWCTEDRMAMEMARMGGLGIVHRMCSIEDQVAFVHAVKSAPVSQREPDFAPTLDSQGRLKVGGSIGIVDDYLQRAAGLAACDVDFLTLDIAHGHSTHAIAAIANVKERLGDIPIVAGNVATPEGVLDLAKAGASVIKVGIGPGSVCTTRSVTGAGVPQLTAILECAAAAREAGVSIIADGGIRSSGDIVKALAAGAHAVMLGRMLAGTDESAAQLLEVSGKRFKLTRGFVTFGTNLELKRLQGQKITEEQLLRYVPEGIEACFEYAGPLRAYLYQLIGGVQSGFSYCGASDYQQLLERHEFIEVSVQTSQESRPHALDAAKHPIDYKAEVLSHD, from the coding sequence ATGTTTAGAAAGGGCTATGTGTTCGACGACGTGCTGCTGGTGCCCAAGAAAACCCACCTGGCCAGCCGCAAGGACGCCGATATCGGCGTCGAGCTCAAGGGCCTCGGCCGCCTGAGCGTGCCGGTCATTTCGGCCAACACCCAGTGGTGCACCGAGGACCGCATGGCCATGGAAATGGCGCGGATGGGCGGGTTGGGCATCGTCCACCGCATGTGCAGCATCGAAGACCAGGTGGCCTTCGTCCATGCGGTGAAGAGCGCGCCGGTGAGCCAGCGCGAACCCGACTTCGCGCCGACCCTGGACAGCCAGGGCCGCCTCAAGGTCGGCGGCTCGATCGGCATCGTCGACGACTACCTGCAGCGCGCTGCGGGGCTGGCCGCCTGCGATGTGGACTTCCTGACCCTGGACATCGCCCACGGCCATTCCACCCACGCCATCGCCGCGATCGCCAACGTGAAGGAACGCTTGGGCGATATCCCGATCGTCGCCGGCAACGTCGCCACGCCCGAAGGCGTGCTCGACCTGGCGAAGGCCGGGGCCAGCGTGATCAAGGTCGGCATCGGCCCGGGTAGCGTCTGCACCACGCGCTCGGTGACCGGCGCCGGGGTGCCGCAGCTTACCGCCATCCTCGAATGCGCCGCGGCGGCGAGGGAGGCGGGTGTCAGCATCATCGCCGACGGCGGCATCCGCAGCTCCGGGGATATCGTCAAGGCCCTGGCCGCCGGCGCCCACGCGGTGATGCTCGGGCGCATGCTCGCCGGCACCGACGAAAGCGCCGCGCAGTTGCTGGAGGTGTCCGGCAAGCGCTTCAAGCTGACCCGTGGCTTCGTCACCTTCGGCACTAACCTCGAACTCAAGCGCCTGCAAGGCCAGAAGATCACCGAGGAGCAACTGCTGCGCTACGTGCCCGAAGGCATCGAGGCCTGCTTCGAGTACGCCGGCCCGTTGCGCGCCTACCTGTACCAACTGATCGGCGGTGTGCAGTCGGGCTTCAGCTACTGCGGCGCCAGCGACTACCAGCAGCTTCTGGAACGCCACGAGTTCATCGAGGTGTCGGTGCAGACCAGCCAGGAAAGCCGCCCTCATGCTTTGGACGCGGCCAAGCATCCCATCGACTACAAGGCCGAGGTACTCAGCCATGATTAA
- a CDS encoding phosphoribosyltransferase, which yields MINLTWNDVEQLSLAIAEAVRKSDYTFDTIVGVARSGWVPAVIVAHELGVREVATLSIRRNLSDGVDSHKAAPRLVDISPLAQAGKKWLVIEDIVGSGETVRFIREQYGVDGRDIYVASLVFNAANGDRAQVNEMVEFHAREVTEWVRFPWERRIDA from the coding sequence ATGATTAACCTGACCTGGAACGACGTGGAGCAGCTGTCACTGGCCATCGCCGAGGCGGTACGCAAGTCAGACTACACCTTCGATACCATCGTCGGCGTGGCGCGCTCCGGCTGGGTGCCGGCGGTGATCGTGGCTCACGAACTGGGCGTGCGTGAAGTGGCCACGCTGTCGATCCGGCGCAACCTGTCCGATGGCGTCGACTCGCACAAGGCCGCCCCGCGCCTGGTGGACATCAGCCCGCTGGCGCAGGCCGGCAAGAAATGGCTGGTGATCGAGGATATTGTCGGCAGCGGCGAAACCGTGCGCTTCATCCGCGAGCAATACGGCGTGGATGGGCGTGACATTTATGTCGCCAGCCTGGTGTTCAACGCCGCCAACGGCGACCGTGCCCAGGTCAACGAGATGGTCGAGTTCCATGCCCGGGAAGTCACCGAATGGGTGCGCTTCCCCTGGGAAAGAAGGATCGACGCCTGA
- a CDS encoding UbiD family decarboxylase, which yields MRSLLSEARVDEVAGLFETDLEISRYLHQHYDLKAYPVVKFSNVACASGVPYVDNAFKRELMLRGLGLNEENVQPEFARRARGVHADQRAPVRAPWAFQRMDWSLLDLPFLKYQPGDGGRYLTSFVFCVQDKAGCYNLGFYRGEIKDGRTIAVFIDPRTDAHAIIHERLREEGEVKVSLFNGGPISAYIGGASKIPADVDSYVFSSAIADAPIDLCRLGDYPAVPAESELVLHATLSGKMIDEGPFCEFKGYYSEKTVGFELTVEAIHARDNPLFFGIFCGKESGLDLMRLQNETFMYGFLESKGIPVRRVVYPTAYFGEFGVIVECDTVNEATLRLVMEYDLRSKLFFLVRNADTLFADLSTFAFETVTDDYRKRGVRMGGRLGLLCDNANDFNWKTY from the coding sequence ATGAGAAGCCTACTCAGCGAGGCCCGCGTCGACGAAGTCGCGGGCCTGTTCGAGACCGACCTCGAGATCTCGCGTTACCTGCACCAGCACTACGACCTCAAGGCCTACCCGGTGGTGAAGTTCAGCAATGTCGCCTGCGCTTCTGGGGTGCCCTATGTCGACAACGCCTTCAAGCGTGAGCTGATGTTGCGCGGGCTGGGCTTGAACGAAGAGAACGTGCAGCCGGAATTCGCCCGGCGCGCGCGTGGGGTGCACGCCGACCAGCGCGCCCCCGTGCGGGCGCCGTGGGCGTTCCAGCGGATGGACTGGTCGCTGCTGGACCTGCCATTTCTCAAGTACCAGCCAGGTGACGGCGGGCGCTACCTGACCTCGTTCGTGTTCTGCGTGCAGGACAAGGCCGGGTGCTACAACCTGGGCTTCTACCGCGGCGAGATCAAGGACGGGCGCACCATCGCGGTGTTCATCGACCCCCGCACCGACGCCCACGCGATCATTCACGAGCGGCTGCGCGAGGAGGGCGAGGTCAAGGTCAGCCTGTTCAACGGCGGGCCGATCTCGGCCTATATCGGCGGGGCGAGCAAGATCCCGGCGGACGTCGACAGCTACGTGTTCTCCTCGGCCATCGCCGATGCGCCCATCGACCTGTGCCGTCTGGGTGACTACCCGGCAGTGCCGGCCGAGAGCGAACTGGTGCTGCACGCCACCCTGAGCGGCAAGATGATCGACGAAGGGCCGTTCTGCGAGTTCAAGGGCTACTACAGCGAGAAGACCGTGGGCTTCGAGCTGACCGTCGAGGCGATTCACGCGCGGGACAATCCGCTGTTCTTCGGGATCTTCTGCGGCAAGGAGTCGGGCCTGGACCTGATGCGCCTGCAGAACGAGACGTTCATGTACGGCTTCCTCGAAAGCAAGGGCATCCCCGTGCGGCGGGTGGTGTACCCGACGGCCTACTTCGGCGAGTTCGGGGTGATCGTCGAGTGCGATACGGTGAACGAAGCGACCCTGCGGCTGGTCATGGAATATGACTTGCGCAGCAAGCTGTTCTTCCTGGTGAGGAACGCCGACACCCTGTTCGCCGACCTGTCGACCTTCGCCTTCGAGACGGTGACCGACGACTACCGCAAGCGCGGGGTACGCATGGGCGGGCGGCTGGGGTTGCTGTGCGACAATGCCAACGACTTCAACTGGAAGACTTACTGA
- a CDS encoding NUDIX domain-containing protein, which produces MSPRLSTLVYCTYEGQVLLLDRQTAPYRSFLLPPGGKCEFGEIPIDCARREFAEETGYEITEPLRPRGLVYDYSRSPDWNWLIFVYSFEAKARPTLVEEKHPLVWADLDNLDAYRIPESDRFLMGRLFDEGCSYLELAMEYRQAEVFVRCSAHFEGQGGLFR; this is translated from the coding sequence ATGAGCCCCAGGCTCAGCACCCTGGTGTACTGCACCTACGAGGGGCAGGTACTGCTGCTGGACCGGCAGACTGCGCCATACCGCAGTTTCCTGCTGCCGCCGGGCGGCAAGTGCGAGTTCGGTGAAATTCCCATCGACTGCGCACGCCGCGAGTTCGCCGAGGAGACGGGCTACGAAATCACCGAGCCGCTGCGCCCGCGAGGGTTGGTGTATGACTACTCGCGGTCGCCGGACTGGAACTGGTTGATCTTCGTCTACAGCTTCGAGGCCAAGGCCCGGCCCACGCTGGTCGAGGAGAAGCACCCGCTGGTGTGGGCGGACCTGGACAACCTCGATGCCTACCGGATTCCGGAGTCGGACCGGTTCCTGATGGGGCGGCTGTTCGACGAGGGGTGCAGCTACCTGGAGCTGGCGATGGAGTATCGCCAGGCCGAGGTGTTCGTGCGCTGTAGCGCGCATTTCGAAGGGCAGGGCGGGCTGTTCAGGTGA
- a CDS encoding TonB-dependent siderophore receptor, with product MSARRTSLACSIRQATLALSLCSAALATSTAWAAPQRYDIPAGSLASAISQFAAASGVTISFSHDETTGLQSSGLRGSFELEQGFAALLQGSGLRVQPMGEKRYVLSKAPTDGAVELGATSIDAMGLGSTTEGTGSYTTGSANTATGLRLSARETPQSVSVVTRQQIEDQNLTDVAQVLEQTPGVVVNSMGPAGSDANHIYVRGFEVGSIQVDGVNRPDTYGFRDDLADMVSYDRVEVVRGATGLMSGTGDPGATINLIRKKPTVETQRKLTLKAGSWDNYRTELDMSGKLSESGHVRGRFVMSTTDGQSHIDRQSLEKEVAYGVVEWDITDSTMLTVGAEYQELDSDGAGNHGFPMYNTDGSHFKPSRSFNSASDWSYHKRRAKTLFTTLEHQLDNGWQLKLNAEHSRRSYDDAFATAASGTVNPDGSGINTWTGRWAGEPRQTSFDLSANGPFELFTREHQAYLGASHYKAYYRNNGYPLWSFQTIDNIHTWDGSLAIPDAIHTKSTKDALDETQDGLVASVRWSLADDLSLITGARVIDWKRDEANTTLATGDTSRTSRSETGVVTPYMGLVYDLNENWSAYASYTTIFKPQSKQDVSGGYIEPEEGVNYELGLKSEFWDKRLTTAFSVFEVHQDNLAVADGSNLAPDGNQAYRAESGTKTRGFEMEMAGEVLPGWQVSAGYTYAVARDSDGKRLLTDVPRDTLKLFTSYRLQALPQLKVGGGVRWQGAEYSKNAGPDGETFNQGAYSVVDLMAQYAFTPQTSVALNLNNVFDEKYYTAIGSRGWYGTPRSATATLVYAF from the coding sequence ATGTCCGCACGCCGTACCTCGCTAGCCTGCAGCATTCGCCAGGCGACCCTCGCGCTGAGCCTTTGCAGTGCCGCGCTGGCGACCTCGACCGCCTGGGCCGCACCGCAGCGCTACGATATCCCGGCCGGCAGCCTGGCCTCGGCGATCAGCCAGTTCGCCGCCGCCAGCGGCGTGACCATCAGCTTCAGCCACGACGAAACCACTGGGCTGCAGTCTTCGGGGTTGCGCGGCAGCTTCGAGCTGGAGCAAGGCTTTGCCGCGCTGCTGCAGGGCTCCGGGTTGCGGGTGCAGCCGATGGGCGAAAAGCGCTATGTGCTGAGCAAGGCGCCCACCGACGGTGCCGTCGAACTGGGTGCGACCAGCATCGACGCCATGGGCCTGGGCAGCACCACCGAAGGCACGGGCAGCTACACCACGGGCTCGGCCAACACCGCGACCGGGCTGCGCCTCTCCGCCCGCGAGACGCCGCAGTCGGTGAGCGTGGTCACCCGCCAACAGATCGAAGACCAGAACCTGACCGACGTTGCCCAGGTGCTCGAGCAGACCCCAGGCGTGGTGGTCAACAGCATGGGGCCGGCCGGTAGCGACGCCAACCATATCTATGTGCGTGGCTTCGAGGTCGGAAGCATCCAGGTCGACGGCGTCAACCGCCCCGACACCTATGGCTTTCGCGACGACCTGGCCGACATGGTCTCGTACGATCGAGTGGAAGTGGTGCGCGGGGCCACGGGCCTGATGTCGGGGACCGGCGACCCTGGCGCCACCATCAACCTGATCCGCAAGAAGCCGACCGTCGAGACGCAGCGCAAGCTGACGCTCAAGGCCGGCTCGTGGGACAACTACCGCACCGAGCTGGACATGTCCGGCAAGTTGTCGGAAAGCGGCCATGTACGTGGGCGTTTCGTGATGTCGACCACCGACGGCCAAAGCCATATCGACCGCCAGTCGCTGGAGAAGGAAGTGGCCTACGGGGTGGTGGAATGGGACATCACCGACAGCACGATGCTGACCGTGGGCGCGGAATACCAGGAGCTGGACAGCGACGGCGCTGGCAACCATGGCTTCCCGATGTACAACACCGATGGCAGCCACTTCAAGCCGTCCCGCTCGTTCAACTCGGCCTCGGACTGGAGCTACCACAAGCGCCGCGCGAAGACGCTGTTCACCACCCTGGAGCACCAGCTGGACAACGGCTGGCAGCTGAAACTCAACGCCGAGCACAGCCGCCGCAGCTACGACGACGCCTTCGCCACCGCTGCCAGCGGCACCGTCAACCCCGATGGCAGTGGCATCAACACTTGGACCGGGCGCTGGGCGGGCGAGCCCCGGCAGACGTCGTTCGATCTGTCGGCCAATGGCCCGTTCGAGCTTTTCACCCGTGAACACCAGGCGTACCTCGGTGCCAGTCACTACAAGGCCTACTACCGCAACAACGGCTACCCGCTCTGGTCGTTCCAGACCATCGACAACATCCACACCTGGGACGGTTCGCTGGCGATCCCGGACGCCATCCACACCAAGTCGACGAAAGACGCGCTGGACGAAACCCAGGACGGCCTGGTGGCGTCAGTGCGCTGGAGCCTGGCCGACGACCTGTCGCTGATTACCGGTGCGCGGGTGATCGACTGGAAACGCGACGAAGCCAACACCACCCTGGCCACCGGCGACACCAGCCGCACCTCGCGCAGCGAGACCGGCGTCGTCACGCCTTACATGGGGCTGGTCTACGACCTCAACGAAAACTGGTCGGCGTATGCCAGCTACACCACCATCTTCAAGCCGCAAAGCAAGCAGGATGTCAGTGGCGGCTACATCGAGCCGGAAGAAGGCGTGAACTACGAGCTGGGGCTCAAGAGCGAGTTCTGGGACAAGCGCCTGACCACCGCGTTCAGTGTCTTCGAAGTGCACCAGGACAACCTGGCCGTGGCGGACGGCAGCAACCTCGCCCCCGATGGCAACCAGGCCTACCGCGCCGAGTCCGGCACCAAGACCCGTGGCTTCGAGATGGAGATGGCCGGCGAGGTCCTGCCCGGTTGGCAAGTCTCCGCCGGCTACACCTATGCCGTGGCCAGGGACTCCGATGGCAAGCGCCTGCTGACGGACGTGCCGCGCGACACCCTCAAGCTGTTCACCAGTTATCGCCTGCAGGCCCTGCCGCAGTTGAAAGTGGGCGGTGGCGTGCGCTGGCAAGGTGCGGAGTACAGCAAGAACGCAGGGCCCGACGGCGAGACGTTCAACCAGGGCGCCTACAGTGTGGTCGACCTGATGGCGCAATACGCGTTCACGCCGCAAACCAGCGTCGCCCTGAACCTGAATAACGTGTTCGACGAGAAGTACTACACCGCAATCGGTTCGCGGGGCTGGTATGGCACCCCGCGCAGTGCCACGGCCACGTTGGTCTATGCGTTCTGA
- a CDS encoding FecR domain-containing protein produces the protein MKAILADAVDWYVRLHDSHVDNATRSAWQAWHAADPRHAAAWARLEQLQCRLGNAPSGAAQTLEIARRDRRHAVKALGLLLGVGVVGWQGFRASPWHADYSTRVGERRQLTLADGTRLDLNTDSRVDVRFDSGWRLIHLRQGEILVETAKDPRPLSVRTAEGEVLALGTRFSVRQDAGLSHVAVTAHAVEVRPIRTAQVVRIDSGYRLSFSADDAGPLSPLPPGAQAWAQGMLVTVDWRLGDVAHELARYRLGYLGCAGEIAGLRLSGAFNLDDTDVALASLEDALPVRARRMTRYWVRLEPLGIG, from the coding sequence ATGAAGGCCATTCTCGCCGATGCCGTGGACTGGTACGTGCGCTTGCATGACAGCCATGTCGATAACGCCACCCGCTCCGCATGGCAAGCCTGGCACGCCGCCGACCCTAGGCACGCCGCCGCCTGGGCACGGCTGGAACAACTGCAATGCCGCCTGGGCAACGCCCCCAGCGGCGCTGCGCAAACGCTGGAAATCGCCCGACGGGATCGACGCCATGCCGTGAAAGCATTGGGCCTGTTGCTCGGGGTTGGAGTGGTCGGTTGGCAGGGTTTTCGGGCCTCACCGTGGCATGCCGATTACTCGACACGGGTCGGCGAGCGGCGCCAGCTGACCCTGGCCGATGGAACGCGCCTGGACCTCAATACCGACAGCCGTGTGGATGTTCGCTTCGACAGTGGCTGGCGCCTGATCCATCTGCGCCAGGGCGAGATCCTGGTGGAAACCGCCAAGGACCCGCGCCCACTCAGTGTGCGCACCGCCGAAGGCGAGGTGCTTGCCCTCGGCACCCGGTTCAGCGTGCGCCAGGACGCTGGCCTGAGCCATGTGGCCGTGACCGCCCATGCCGTGGAAGTGCGCCCCATCCGAACGGCGCAGGTAGTGCGCATCGATTCCGGGTACCGCTTGAGCTTCAGCGCCGACGACGCGGGGCCACTAAGTCCCCTGCCCCCCGGCGCCCAGGCTTGGGCCCAGGGCATGCTGGTCACTGTCGATTGGCGCCTGGGCGATGTGGCCCATGAGCTGGCGCGCTACCGCTTGGGTTATCTCGGGTGCGCAGGCGAAATTGCCGGGCTGCGCCTGTCCGGCGCCTTTAACCTCGACGACACCGACGTCGCCCTGGCCAGCCTGGAAGATGCCCTGCCCGTCCGCGCCCGGCGCATGACCCGCTATTGGGTGCGCCTTGAGCCGCTCGGCATCGGTTAA
- a CDS encoding sigma-70 family RNA polymerase sigma factor, producing the protein MSTVVSDGAAHFGLETLYREHSGWLHGWLRQRLNNTADAADLAQDTFIRVLLARTAGTLNQPRHYLATIARGLVIDLYRRRSLENAYLEALAQQPEHYAPSAETRAAVLDTLMAIDRMLDGLGPRTRAIFLAVQLDGLSYEKAAEHLGVSVTTVRKHLARALMHCLLIEGA; encoded by the coding sequence ATGTCCACCGTTGTGTCCGACGGAGCTGCACACTTTGGCTTGGAAACGCTCTACCGCGAGCACAGCGGCTGGCTGCACGGCTGGTTGCGCCAGCGGCTGAACAACACCGCCGATGCCGCCGACCTGGCCCAGGACACGTTCATCCGGGTGCTGCTGGCCCGCACCGCTGGCACGCTCAACCAACCGCGCCACTACCTGGCGACCATCGCCCGTGGCCTGGTCATCGACCTGTACCGCCGCCGCAGCCTGGAAAACGCCTACCTCGAAGCCCTGGCACAACAGCCGGAGCACTACGCGCCCTCCGCCGAAACCCGGGCCGCCGTCCTTGATACCCTGATGGCCATCGACCGCATGCTCGATGGCCTCGGCCCACGCACGCGGGCGATCTTTCTCGCCGTGCAGCTCGACGGCCTGAGCTACGAAAAAGCCGCCGAACACCTCGGCGTTTCGGTGACCACCGTGCGCAAGCACCTGGCGCGTGCACTGATGCATTGCCTGCTGATCGAGGGCGCATGA